The Rhodoferax ferrireducens T118 DNA segment GAGCCGCTTGGGCTCCAGAAAGATGACCGGGTCGTCGTTCTCGATCGACGCAATCAGCAACCCTTTGGCGTCATACGGATTGGACGGCATCACGGTGCGCAGGCCGCAGACCTGGGTGAACATGGCCTCCGGGCTCTGGCTGTGGGTTTGTCCGCCGTAGATGCCGCCGCCACATGGCATGCGGATGGTCATCGGACAGGTAAAGTCACCGGCCGAGCGGTAACGCAAGCGCGCCGCCTCCGACACGATCTGATCAGTGGCGGGATAAACATAGTCGGCAAACTGAATCTCGACCACCGGGCGCAGGCCGTAGGCGGCCATGCCAACGGCCGTGCCGACAATACCGCCCTCGGAAATGGGGGCGTCAAACACGCGCTGGTTGCCGTACTTCTGCTGCAGCCCTTCGGTGCAGCGGAACACGCCGCCAAAATAGCCCACGTCCTGGCCATACACGACCACGTTGCTGTCACGCGCCAGCATCACATCCATGGCGGAGCGCAGCGCCTGGATCATGGTCATCGGGGTTGTGTTGGGAGTGTTGTTGTCCGTCATGATCAAGCTCCCAACTCTTCGCGCTGCGCGCGCAAATGCGCGGGCATGTCTTTGTAGACGTCTTCAAACATCGCTTCCAGGCGTTGCGGTCGGCCGTCGGCCAGGGTGCCGTAGCGCTCGGCCTCTTTCTGCGCCACTGCGACCTGCGCTTCGAGCTCTTTTTGCGCCGCTTCGTGCTCGGCATCCGACCAGGCACCGAGTTTGATCAGATGCTGCTTGAGGCGCGCAATCGGGTCGCCCAGCGGAAAGCGTGCCGCGTCGTTGGCCGGGCGGTACTTGCTGGGGTCGTCCGACGTGGAGTGCGGTCCGGCACGGTAGGTCACCCACTCAATCAGCGTCGGGCCGAAATTGCTGCGCGCACGCTCCAGCGCCCATTGGGAGGCGGCATAGGCGGCCAGAAAATCATTGCCATCAACGCGCAGCGAGGCAATGCCACTGCCAACACCGCGCGCGGCAAAGGTGGTGCCTTCGCCCCCGGCGATGGCCTGAAAGGTGGAAATCGCCCACTGGTTGTTGACCACGTTGAGAATGACCGGCGCGCGGTACACGTGGGCAAAGGTCAGGCCGGTGTGAAAGTCAGCTTCGGCGGTGGCACCGTCGCCGATCCAGGCCGAGGCCACCTTGTCATCCCCCTTGATGGCCGAGGCCATGGCCCAGCCCACCGCCTGGATCACCTGCGTCGCCAGATTGCCCGAGATTGAGAAGAAGCCCTGCTTCTTGCTCGAATACATCACCGGCAGCTGGCGCCCCTTCATCGGGTCGCGCTCATTGGAATAGAGCTGGCAGATCATGCTCACCAGGTCGTTGTCTTCGCGCGCCAGCAACAGGCCTTGCTGGCGGTAGGTCGGAAAGCACATGTCGCCCTCACCCAGCGCCAGCGCGTGGGCGGTGGCAATGGCTTCTTCACCCAGGCACTGCATGTAGAACGACATTTTTTTCTGCCGCTGCGCGATCAGCATGCGGGCATCGAAGGCGCGCGTGAGCATCATGGCGCGCAAACCCCGGCGCAACAGCGCCACATCGACGTGCGGCGCCCAGGGTCCCACCGCCTGGCCCGCGTCATCGAGCACGCGGATCAGCGCAAAGGCCAGGTCACTGGTCTGAGCGGCCGCCACATCCACCGGGGGGCGGCGTTTGGAACCGGCAGCTGAGAGGGGAAGATAAGAAAAATCGGTGTCATGGCCAGGTCGCCCGGTGGGCTCCGGCACATGCAGATGAAGGGTTTCGCGTTTGGGCATCGGTAGGTCTCCTTGCAAGATTGTGTCCTGCATTAGATGGTCTGTAAATCAGCTCAAGAAGCCGGTCGGGTAGCCGCACTCTGAGCCAACAATGCAGCAATGCCTACGGGATCACCGCAGGCATTGCTTGGGGTGTGAAGCATAACGGATTTTGCTTGATCGCCCCACAAATACACAAGGCCAAGGTCGCCCACGCCGACGTCAATCTCCGCCACCTTGGGTAACAAAAAGACCCGCTAGCCCCCGTCGATTCAGCGCAAGAAACTATCAAAACAATAGCAATCACGCATTGACTTGGATGTGAACGCGCTCAGTCCGTTGGGCGGTAGGTGCTGGCGCCGTGCGGTGCCGCGGTGAACTCCGGCAGCGCTTCGGCTCTGGAGGAGAACTCGCGCAGGGCCGGGTAGTTTTCTGCCGGGACGATCTCGGGCAGCATTTGCTGGGTGAACTGCCATGCCACCGCCGCGCTGACACCGGCCTGGTTGATCGTGGTGCGGGTGAATGCCAACGGCCGACGTTTGAATTCCGATTCAAGCGCGCCATACGCAGCCAGTAGCTGGCCGGTCACGCGTGTCATCCAGGGTTCATGCAACTTCTCGAGCGGCCGCAAGTTTCGTTCGTAAACGATCTGGACGCTTTTTTCACAGGCGGCCAGGGCCAGCCCGATCACGCAAAGCGCATGCTGGCGCTCGGCCAGGCCAGCGGGCATCAGGCTCTTGCGCGGTGTCGCCAGCGCTTCGGCAAACTCCAGGATCAGCGTCGAATCCATCAGCACTTCGCCGTCATCGCAGACCAGCGACGGCGCTTTGACGACAGGGTTGATTCTCTGAAACTGTGCGAAGGTGCTGAAGACCGAGAGCGAGCGGTGCTCAAAGCGCAAGCCCAACAACTGCAAAGAGATCGCCACGCGGCGGACGTAGGGCGAATCGAGCATGCCGATGAGTTCCATGGGTTCTCCTTGTCAATGTGTCTGCTATCTTTGCCGCCTCAATGAGTTAGCGCTCATCAGCGGGCGCAGGAAGGATTGAGGCTAGCTCACCCTCGATGTCTAAGCCGTGCGAGGCAGCGAGGCGTGCGATGTGAACGCCAAAGACACCACGCAGTTCACCCACAGCACCATTGAAAATCCAGCTTGCGTAGTGGCCTTGGTGAGCACCAAACTGAATGACATGGCGATCATCGGTCTCGACTGTGGCGAGGAACTTCCGACATGCGGCCCGCATCGCGCGAAGACTGAGTGGCAATTCCTTCTCGGCGTCGAGTTTTCCAAGTTCGGCGGTGAGAAACTCTCGAATGCGAAGAACGGACTCAACGCAGTGACGTGGCACCTCCATTTCGGACGGAACAAACAGGACCCGCCTGTCTTCCAGGAATGCGAGGACGCGTCGGGCCACAACACACTCCGCCTCGGGTGGATTCCATTGAGCGCCGAAGATGGGAACGCTGAGGCCGGTGACGCGGGAGACGACTTCACGAAATTTCATTGGTGCTCCTGAGCGTTATAAAAGGTAAATCGCAGACACTGCGGTATGACTTGGCTGCGGGAAGAATTGCCAAGCCCTCGTCAGTCAAGGATATCTTTAACATTCGTGCAGACCTCCAAATGATGATTGGGACCGCTCAAGACAACCGCTATTGACAGTCGGCTCAAGACGTTGCGAAAAGCTTTCAGCCACCTAAGCTTATCGACAAATCCAGGCTGTAGCCCCCGTCAATACTGCGCAAGAAGCTATTAAATAAATAGCACTCATCCAACTGTCGTGCTAACCCCGGAACCGCTTGCGCGTCAGCGCCAGCGCGATCCAGAAGCCTCCCACCGTGTACACCGCCAGCACCAGCACATGACGCAACGCATGCGTCGGCCACTGGTCCATGAACAGGGGGCGCACCAGTTCGACGGCGTTGGTCAGCGGCAGCCAGCTCGATATCGTGCGCACCACCACAGGCAATTGCTCCAGCGGGAAAAAGATGCCGCTCAGGAACATCATGGGTGTCAGAAACAGCGTGAAGTAGTAGGTGAAAAAGTCGTAGCCCTTGGCCAGCGCGTTAAAGATCAGCGCAATACAACTGAAGGTGATGCCCACGCCCAGCAGCACCGGCCAGGCCACCAGCAGCTTCGGGCTGTAGCTGATGCCCAGGGCCAGCATCACGCCCAGAATGGCCGTCACGGTGAACAGCGCCTTGAACGCGGCCCACAGCATCTCGGCCAGCACGATGTCGTCCAGGTTCACCGGCGCATTCATGATGCCGTCCCACGTTTTTTGCACATGCATGCGCGAAAACGCCGAGTACAGCGCCTCAAAACTGGCCGCCTGCATGGCGCTCATGCAGATCGAGCCGCTGGCCAGAAACAGGATGTAGGGCACCGGCGTGCCGTCGACGCTGACCTTGCCGACCAGCGCGCCCATGCCGTAGCCAAAAGCGACCAGCCACATCAATGGTTCGGCAATATTGCCCACCAGGCTGGGAATGGCCAGCTTGCGCCAGACCAGCAGATTGCGCAGGAATACCGGCCACCAGCGCATTGAGAGTTCGGGCGCGCGCCAGACTGATTGATGGACTGGGGTGTTCGTTTGAGTGCTCATGCCTCCTCCCTGATCTGGCGGCCGGTGAGTTTGAGAAACAAATCCTCCAGATTGGCCGGACGGTGCAGCGTACGCAGCTGCGGGTAAGCGGCCAGCGCCTGCAGCAACGGTTTGGCGTCAAGCGTATAGAAAAACACCGTCTCGCCACTCACCTCCGTGCGCGCCGCCAAGGCTTTGAGTGGCGAATCCGCCAGCGCCAGCGCGCCCGCGCCAAAGACCTCGACCACATCGGGCTCCAGATACTGGGCAATCAGATCGCGCGGCGCCCCTTCGGCAATCTTCCTGCCATGGTCCACCACCAGCAGCCGGTTGCACAGTCGCTCGGCCTCGTCCATGAAGTGTGTGGTCAGCAAGATCGATTTGCCTTCGGCCAGCAACAACTGCAGGCGCTCCCACATCAGGTGGCGCGCCTGCGGGTCCAGCCCGGTGGTGGGCTCGTCCAGCAGCAACAAGCGCGGGTTGTTGACCAGCGCGCGCGCCAGGCTCAGGCGTCGCTTCATGCCGCCCGAGAGCTCACCCGGTTTGGCATTGGCCTTGTGGGTCAGAGAGGCAAACTGCAGCAGCGCCGGCACGCGTTCACGGATTTGCGCGTCCTTCATGCCGAAGTAGCGGCCATAGACCAGCAGGTTCTCGGCACACGTAAAGTCGGGGTCGAGCGTGTCGAACTGGCTCACCACGCCCAGCTGCGTCTTGATGGCCAGCGCGTCACGCGGCATGTGCAGGCCAAACGCGGTGACCAGCCCCTCATCGGGCACGGTCAGGCCCAGACACATGCGGATGGTGGTGGTCTTGCCCGCGCCGTTGGGACCGATCACGCCCAGGCATTCGCCCGGCGCGATTTCAAAAGACATGTCGCTCACCACCGTGGCGTCAGCGTAGCGCTTGACCAGGTGTTCGACAGATAGGATGGATTCACTCATGGGCGGAATTGTCGCCCAGCCGGCGTGGGCCGCGCACGCGTCGGATAAATCCAATGCTGGCCACCGCTGATCGGCGGCCGGTAGTGCCCCAATCTGGCTAAGATTAGCCCCTACCCTCATTGTTTTTTTTGAACGGACGCGGCAACGCGCAAACTTCATGACCACACTCGGCACGCCACTCTCCCACCACGCCACCAAAGTCATGCTGCTCGGTAGCGGCGAACTCGGCAAGGAAGTGATCATTGCGCTGCAGCGTCTGGGGGTGGAAACCATTGCGGTGGACCGCTACAACCACGCACCCGGCCAGCAGGTGGCGCACCACACCCGCACCATCACCATGAGCGACCCGGCGCTGCTCAAGGCGTTGATCCAGGCGGAAAAGCCCGACCTGGTGGTGCCCGAGATTGAAGCCATTGCCACCCCGATGCTCGAAGTGCTGGAAGCCACCGGCGTGGTGCGCGTCATCCCCACCGCGCGCGCCGCGCGCCTGACCATGGACCGCGAAGGCATTCGCCGCCTGGCGGCTGAAACGCTGGGCTTGCCCACCAGCCCGTACCAGTTTTGCGACTCCTTTGAGGAACTGCAAGCCGCCATCGAAGGTGGCATTGGCTACCCGTGCATCGTCAAACCGGTGATGAGCTCATCGGGCAAGGGCCAAAGCAAAATCAGTGGCCCAGCCGATGTGCAAAAAGCCTGGGACTACGCCATGGCCGGTGGCCGCGTCAGCCATGGCCGCGTCATCGTCGAAGGCTTCATTGACTTTGACTACGAGATCACCCTGCTCACCGTGCGCGCCAAGGGTGCCGATGGCCAGATCGAAACCCATTTTTGTGAACCCGTGGGCCACCTGCAGGTCAACGGCGACTATGTGGAAAGCTGGCAGCCGCACCCGATGCACCCGGCGGCCCTGGAAAGAGCGCGCCACATTGCCAAGACGGTGACGGATGACCTGGGCATTGCTGTGGACGGCCAGGCCTCGGGCCTCGGGATTTTTGGCGTCGAGCTGTTCGTCAAGGGCGAGCAGGTCTGGTTCAGCGAAGTCAGCCCGCGTCCGCACGACACCGGCCTGGTGACGCTCACCACCCAATGGCAAAGCGAATTTGAACTGCACGCCCGCGCCATTTTGGGCCTGCCGGTGAACACCGCGCTGCGCAACCCCGGTGCCAGCGCCGTGATCTACGGCGGCGTTGATGCCAAAGGCATCGTGTTTGATGGCGTGGACGAAGCCCTGCGCGTGCCCGGCACCGACCTGCGCCTGTTTGGCAAGCCCGAGAGCTTTGTCAAGCGCCGCATGGGCGTGGCGCTGGCCGCGCATGCCGACGTTGAACA contains these protein-coding regions:
- a CDS encoding alpha-ketoacid dehydrogenase subunit beta, encoding MTDNNTPNTTPMTMIQALRSAMDVMLARDSNVVVYGQDVGYFGGVFRCTEGLQQKYGNQRVFDAPISEGGIVGTAVGMAAYGLRPVVEIQFADYVYPATDQIVSEAARLRYRSAGDFTCPMTIRMPCGGGIYGGQTHSQSPEAMFTQVCGLRTVMPSNPYDAKGLLIASIENDDPVIFLEPKRLYNGPFDGHHEKPVVPWSKHPLGLVPEGYYTVPLDSAAVVRPGSALTVIAYGTMVYVAEAAANESGVDAEIIDLRSLWPLDLDTLVASVKKTGRCVIVHEATRTNGLGAELSSLIQEHCFYHLQAPIERVAGWDTPYPHAQEWAYFPGPARVAAAFKRVMES
- a CDS encoding 3-methyl-2-oxobutanoate dehydrogenase (2-methylpropanoyl-transferring) subunit alpha, encoding MPKRETLHLHVPEPTGRPGHDTDFSYLPLSAAGSKRRPPVDVAAAQTSDLAFALIRVLDDAGQAVGPWAPHVDVALLRRGLRAMMLTRAFDARMLIAQRQKKMSFYMQCLGEEAIATAHALALGEGDMCFPTYRQQGLLLAREDNDLVSMICQLYSNERDPMKGRQLPVMYSSKKQGFFSISGNLATQVIQAVGWAMASAIKGDDKVASAWIGDGATAEADFHTGLTFAHVYRAPVILNVVNNQWAISTFQAIAGGEGTTFAARGVGSGIASLRVDGNDFLAAYAASQWALERARSNFGPTLIEWVTYRAGPHSTSDDPSKYRPANDAARFPLGDPIARLKQHLIKLGAWSDAEHEAAQKELEAQVAVAQKEAERYGTLADGRPQRLEAMFEDVYKDMPAHLRAQREELGA
- a CDS encoding glutathione S-transferase; the encoded protein is MELIGMLDSPYVRRVAISLQLLGLRFEHRSLSVFSTFAQFQRINPVVKAPSLVCDDGEVLMDSTLILEFAEALATPRKSLMPAGLAERQHALCVIGLALAACEKSVQIVYERNLRPLEKLHEPWMTRVTGQLLAAYGALESEFKRRPLAFTRTTINQAGVSAAVAWQFTQQMLPEIVPAENYPALREFSSRAEALPEFTAAPHGASTYRPTD
- a CDS encoding DUF6650 family protein, with the protein product MKFREVVSRVTGLSVPIFGAQWNPPEAECVVARRVLAFLEDRRVLFVPSEMEVPRHCVESVLRIREFLTAELGKLDAEKELPLSLRAMRAACRKFLATVETDDRHVIQFGAHQGHYASWIFNGAVGELRGVFGVHIARLAASHGLDIEGELASILPAPADER
- a CDS encoding ABC transporter permease, coding for MSTQTNTPVHQSVWRAPELSMRWWPVFLRNLLVWRKLAIPSLVGNIAEPLMWLVAFGYGMGALVGKVSVDGTPVPYILFLASGSICMSAMQAASFEALYSAFSRMHVQKTWDGIMNAPVNLDDIVLAEMLWAAFKALFTVTAILGVMLALGISYSPKLLVAWPVLLGVGITFSCIALIFNALAKGYDFFTYYFTLFLTPMMFLSGIFFPLEQLPVVVRTISSWLPLTNAVELVRPLFMDQWPTHALRHVLVLAVYTVGGFWIALALTRKRFRG
- a CDS encoding ATP-binding cassette domain-containing protein, with translation MSESILSVEHLVKRYADATVVSDMSFEIAPGECLGVIGPNGAGKTTTIRMCLGLTVPDEGLVTAFGLHMPRDALAIKTQLGVVSQFDTLDPDFTCAENLLVYGRYFGMKDAQIRERVPALLQFASLTHKANAKPGELSGGMKRRLSLARALVNNPRLLLLDEPTTGLDPQARHLMWERLQLLLAEGKSILLTTHFMDEAERLCNRLLVVDHGRKIAEGAPRDLIAQYLEPDVVEVFGAGALALADSPLKALAARTEVSGETVFFYTLDAKPLLQALAAYPQLRTLHRPANLEDLFLKLTGRQIREEA
- the purT gene encoding formate-dependent phosphoribosylglycinamide formyltransferase, with the protein product MTTLGTPLSHHATKVMLLGSGELGKEVIIALQRLGVETIAVDRYNHAPGQQVAHHTRTITMSDPALLKALIQAEKPDLVVPEIEAIATPMLEVLEATGVVRVIPTARAARLTMDREGIRRLAAETLGLPTSPYQFCDSFEELQAAIEGGIGYPCIVKPVMSSSGKGQSKISGPADVQKAWDYAMAGGRVSHGRVIVEGFIDFDYEITLLTVRAKGADGQIETHFCEPVGHLQVNGDYVESWQPHPMHPAALERARHIAKTVTDDLGIAVDGQASGLGIFGVELFVKGEQVWFSEVSPRPHDTGLVTLTTQWQSEFELHARAILGLPVNTALRNPGASAVIYGGVDAKGIVFDGVDEALRVPGTDLRLFGKPESFVKRRMGVALAAHADVEQARVNAKLAASKVKPRAA